The genomic window TTCATATCGATATGGACGCTTTTTTTGCTTCTGTAGAAGAGCGGGATCATCCGGAGCTTGTCGGTCACCCTTTAGTTATTGCGCGTCATCCCAGTGATACAGGAGGACGAGGCGTTGTTACTACGGCAAACTATGAGGCGAGAAAGTATGGGATCCATTCTGCAATGAGTGCACTAAAAGCATTCGAGCTTTGTCCTGAAGCGATATTCAAAGAAGGGAATCATCAGAAGTATACGGAGATATCTCAGCAGATTCGAAAGATTTTTCGACGGTATACAGATATTATTGAGCCTGTCTCAATTGATGAAGCTTATTTAGATGTAACAGAGAATAAAATCAACAGCAAATCTGCAATCAAAATTGCGAAGCTGATCCAACACGATATTTGGATAGAGCTGCAGCTGACTTGTTCTGCCGGTGTCAGTTATAATAAATTCTTAGCGAAGCTAGCTTCTGATTTTCAAAAGCCTAAAGGATTGACCGTGATTCTGCCGGATGAAGCAGAAGGATTTTTAAAGGCACTTCCTATCGAGAAATTTCATGGGATTGGCAAGAAGACGGTTCCTAAAATGAATGAGCTGGGGATTTACACTGGTGAAGATTTGTATAATATGGATGAAATGGCTTTGATCCGTCATTTCGGTAAAATGGGTTATTCTTTATACAGGAAGGTACGAGGTATTCATGATTCGCCAGTCAACATCACGAGAGATCGAAAGTCAGTCGGTAAAGAGCATACATATGGCACACCTTTGGCAACGGAAAATGAAGTGACTACACAGTTGCGGATATTAGCAGACAAGGTGGAGCAGTCTCTTCGACGCGTACAGAGACATGGGAAAACAATTGTATTGAAGGTTCGTTATACAGATTATTCGACGATTACTAAAAGGAAAACATTACCTAATTACATTTTGGCAAAAGAAGAGCTTTTCTATCAGGCAAAACTTATTTGGGAAGAAGTTGGAGGCTTGGAAAAAGGCATTCGATTGTTGGGGATTACTTTGACCACGTTGGATCCGTTAACTTATGAGAACATCACTTTGCCTTTATGGGAAAAAGTGGATTATCAAGAATCAGAAGATACATAGTCCTTAGATAAAATGACGAGGATAGAAGGAGTAAAAAATATGGGGTTGCATTTTGAAAAAGCAATGGCGTTAGATAAAGAGTGGTTGACTGAAGTAATGATAGTGGCTTTCAATTTCGATACAGCTCGCCATCGAACGGATACAGAGGAAGACGGCCCGCCGGGATATAATGATGGAACATTAGCTGAGAAGATGCTGTCAACAGTTGGGCTGACGAACTATATCATTGTAGCAGACCAGCAGCGGATCGGCTGTCTTAGCTTTTGTATAGAGGGAATGACAGGAACTGTAGAAAAATTCTGTTTGTTCCCAGAATACATCGGTCAAGGCTTTGGTACAATGGCCTGGCAGCTGATAGAAAAGCAGGTAGCGTGCAAAACGTGGGTACTGGAAACACCGGATTATTCAGTAAGTAACCACCAGTTTTACGAAAAATGCGGGTTTAGAAAAAAAGGAAAGAAGCGATATGCTGAGGACAGTCACTCAATAATTTTTGAAAAGAAGTGTGAGTAACTAGAAGACAGTATGTATTACTTACTAACATAATAAGAACTTTGTTTGAAAAAAATCCGAGCTTAAATCAGCTCGGATTTTTTGATTTGTTCGTAAGAGGTTTCGGCATCATGACACTTATCCCAAATCACGGCTTCGCCTATGGCCAGCGATTTTTTTACATCAATGATCCGTTGATTGCTGCTGCCTCTGAATTGCAGGTTAAGGTTGCGCTTGCTTAGTTCAAAACGTCCATCTACTAAAACGTCAATTTTATCAAGCAGCTCAAGCTTATCCGGTGTTTCCAATAACAGCTCTTCAAAGGTGTAACCGGTCCATGACCAGATATCCTTTTTATCACCGAATACTTGATGAATGCGGTCAACGACCTTCAGACATACTTCGGTATTTAAAAAAGGCTCTCCACCAAGGAGGGTCATTCCTTGGACATAATCGTGTGACAAATCTTCGATGATTGTGTCTTCCAACTCTTGTGTGAAAGGTTTGCCATAACGAAAATTTTGGACAGCTTTATTAAAGCATCCTTCGCAGGCAAACAGGCAACCACTGACGTAAAGGCTATTTCGAACACCTTCTCCGTCAACAAAGTTGAATGCTTTGTAATCTGCAATATAGTTTTGACTATAATCTTGTGCGCGCCATTCTTTTGGGTGCGGATTGTTCATTGCGTGATCATCCTTTCATTGACTCTCTTTACACAAAAATGATGCAAGAAAATTTGAGAGTCCAGGGGAAGTCTTCTAATCAAAAGAGGGAGGCTTCCGCGTTTATTGCTTCTTGGTATGAGGGTATGACAAAAGCGCTTAGCTACAAGCATCAAGTAGCTGCTTTGGGTACACCATTTATTCAGTTCTATACAATGATAATGCATGATAAAGACAAGCCGAGAGAAGCATTCGCGACTTTTCTTTAAGATTCCTGTCCTATGGAAAAGGGAAAGAAAAAATTCCTCATCCCACAAGGCTGAAAAAATAGTGGGACAAAAACTGCTTCTGCGCCTACGGGTCTCGCTTCGCTACGACCTTGGAAGCTAGAAGAGGTTTTGTCCCAACATTGTTTTATTTCATATGTTTCACACGAGAGGAAATTTCTTTATGTCGTCCATGAACCATCGGACGTGCTTGTGGATTTCCTAAATAACCACATGTTCTTTTTACAACATCACATGATTTTGGATCATGGTTGCCACATTGCGGACATTCAAAACCACGTTCTGTTGGTTGGAAATCACCTTCAAAATCGCATTCATAGCAGTGGTCGATTGGTGTGTTCGTTCCTAGGTAGCCAATACGATCGTAGGCATAATCCCAAACAGATTCGAGAGCTTTCGGATTTTGCTGCAACACAGGGTATTCACAATAGTGAATGAAACCACCGGAAGTGTACTGCGCGTAATCTTTTTCAAAGTCCAGTTTTTCAAACGGTGTAGGATTTTTACGTACATCATAATGGAAGCTATTTGTGTAATAGTCCTTATCAGTGATATTTTCAACAGAGCCAAATTTTTCTGTATCAAGACGGCAGAAGCGGTCTGTTAAGCTTTCACTAGGTGTCGAATAGACACTGAAATGATAGCCATAATTATTGCCCCATTCGTCTGCGTGTGCTTTCAAGAATTTTAGAATATCAAGAGTCAGCTCTTTCGCTTCTGGATTGTTTTCCCATTCGCCACCGAAGAAAGCCGCAGCAACTTCGTAAAGACCGATATAACCCATAGAAACGGTTGCCCGTTTGTTTTTAAACAGCTCATTGACTGAATCTTTTCTTGATAAACGTTTTCCAAAGGCACCATACATATAAAGAATTGGTGCGTTCGCAGGGGTTGCTTCTTTACAGCGTTCTACACGATAGACCAATGCATCCTTCATGATTTCCAGACGTTCTTCTAATAAGGACCAGAATTTATCAATATTACCTTGTGACTCCAATGCAATTCTTGGCAGGTTTAATGTGACTACCCCAAGGTTCATTCGACCAACGTTGATTTCTTCGCCATCTTCATCCTTCCAGCCTTGTAGGAAGGAACGACAACCCATTGGAACTTTGAAGCTTCCTGTCAGTTCGATCAATTTATCATAGCTCAAAACATCTGGATACATTCTTTTTGTTGCACACTCTAATGCTAACTGTTTCACATCATAGTTAGGGTCTTCAGCATTCAGGTTCACGCCTCTTCTCAGTGTGAAAATCAGTTTTGGAAAAATAGCTGTACGTTTTTCGCTACCTAGACCGTTGATTCTGATTTGTAAAATCGCTTTTTGGATTTCACGTTCAAACCAGCTTGTTCCAAGACCAAAACCAAGAGAAGTGAATGGTGTTTGTCCATTTGAAGTAAACAATGTATTGATTTCATATTCCAGACTTTGCATCGCATCATAGATATCTTTTCTAGTTTTTGCTTTTGCGTATTCTTCCTGACGTTCTTCACCATCGATCCATTCTCTCGCATCCTCTAGGTGTTTGAAATAGTTCAATTCGGCAAATGGAGCCAATAGCTCATCGACACGGTCAGCAGAACAACCGCCGTATTGACTGGAAGCCACATTAGCGATAATCTGTGAGATTTGTGCCGTGGCTGTTTGAATTGATTTTGGAGACTCCACTTCGGCATTGCCGATTTTAAACCCATTGTTTAACATCCCTTTAAAGTCGATCAAACAACAGTTAGTCATTGGTGTATACGGATGATAATCCAAATCATGGTAATGGATATCCCCCTTTTGATGGGCGTTTGCTACATGAGCCGGCAGCATTTTCAGGCCGATTGATTTACCAACGATCCCCGCAGTCAAGTCTCTTTGCGTGTTAAAAACATCACTGTCTTTGTTGGCATTTTCGTTGACCACTGTTTGATCTTTGTTTAATAGCTTACCGATAGTAAAGTTGATATCGGTTGCTTTGCTTCGCTCGAAGTCACGACGAGTACGGTAATTGATGTATTCTTCTGCAAGTGCGTATTCGTTTCTTTCCAATAGGATGTGTTCAACCACGTTTTGAATTTCATAAATCTTTACATTAGAAGTAAAACGTTCTGAAATTTCCTGATCGACACGTTCAACAATTTCTTGGATACGTTCATGTGCCAAAGGTTCCAGTCTTCCATGAATTTTTTGTTCAGCTTTGATCAAAGCATCATAGATTTTTTGGTCATCAAAATCAACCAATCGCCCATCTCTTTTGATAATCTTGATATCGTATAGAGATGAAGCAGTACTACTTAATGAATCTTTTTGTCCTATTTCCATCATAAATTTCCCAACTCCTCGATGACTTATTCCTCATCTATCATAAAACAATTCCTTTTTTCTTTCAACCTATATATAGTGTTATTTTTTAAAAAAAACAGCGAAAAACATCTATATATTGTGTGTAGTCTTCCTGAAAATACTATGAAAACAAGTCTTATAAAGGTTTGAAAGAATTCGTCATGTTGAAAAAAAACTGTTGAAATACATTCAATGACAAAATTAATTTTTTGAGAATTCCGAGCAAGAAAATGGATTGATGACATTCTGCTATTTTTAGTTGAACTACTTAGGAAAATAAATAAATTCATGCGATATTGTTTGTATTTCGACAATAATTATGTGAATAAATGTTCAAAAATAGATGTTCTTACAAAAGTGATAGATGCAAACATACGAAAAAATGTTCAGTAGCAAAAAATATTGGTAAAATAAAAGCAATACATGCGATAGGCGGAGAAGTAATGAAAAAAATTATTGATGTTCAACATATTAGTAAATCTTATGGGTATCTACTAAACAAGGCCACTGTTTTGGATAACCTCTCTTTCTCTGTAGAGAAAGGAGAATTTGTTGGAATCATGGGTCCTAGCGGTGCAGGGAAATCCACCCTTTTAAATGTTATTTCGACAATAGAACTCCCTTCGGCTGGTAGTGTAAAAATAAATGGAAAAAGCATTCTGGAGATGAGAAGCAATCAGCTGAGTGATTTTCGGAGGAAGGAAATTGGGTTCATTTTTCAGGACTTCAATCTTGTGGAATCTCTGAATATAAAGGACAACATTTTATTTCCTCTGGCTGTTGACCATATATCGGTGAAGGAAATGGAGACGAGGTTGAGTAGAGTAGCGGGTATCTTGAATATTGAAGGGATCTTAGACTCTTATCCCACAGCCATTTCAATTGGTCAAAAGCAGCGAGCTGCGGCTGCACGTGCATTGATTACAGCGCCTAAAATTATCTTTGCAGATGAACCGACGGGCTCGTTGGATTCTAAATCTGCCGCAGAGCTGTTGCAGTATATGACGGATATCAACCAACAAGATGATGCAACAATCATCATGGTCACACATGATCCTTATACTGCCAGCTACTGCAATCGGATTATCTTTATCAAAGATGGTGCATTCTTTTCAGAAGTCGTTCGTCAAGGGCCGCGAGAAGAGTTTTTCAATCAAGTGATCGATATGCAGGCAACGATCGGAGGTGGCAAACGATTTGATGCTTTCTAAGCTTTCTTGGAAAAGTGTTCGTTCACAATATTATCATTATGTGGTTTATCTGGTAGGAATGATTTTTGCCGTTGCCATCTACTATAGCTTCAATGCAATTACCTATGATAAGGTTTTGTTGAAAAGTGTTGGTAGTGAGGTTAGTCTGAAAGCATTTCTAAGCTTTGGCGCATTGTTGATTGCGGTAATGATCTTGAGCTTCATGTTTACGATCAATCGTTTTTTCTTTATGCGACGAGCAAAGGAAATTGGTATTTATCAATTGATTGGTATGAAGAAAAGACAGATTGCGGGATTGTTTTTTTCGGAAATTTATAGTCTTGGTATAGCCGCGTTAATCATCGGCATTTTTTTCGGTATTATTTTCTCGAAGCTGTTTTCCATGATTTTGATTAAAGTGATGGTTTTAAATGTGGAAAGTTCGATAAATTTTTCGATCCCTTCTATAGTAGATACTGTGCTCGTTTTTCTATTGCTGTTGTTCTTTGTTTCATTGCATAGCAGTTATTTGATATACTCCTATCGTTTATCCGGTTTTTTTAAGCAAGAGGATCAGCCGGTCATTGAAGCCAAGCAATTGACGGTTCGACAAGCAGCTCTAGGTACGGTTGGGGTCGCATTGATCCTGTTCAGCTATTTTATTTCTATGAATGTCCTTTCGTTTTTATTTGATGAAACTGTTGGGACCTTAGGGTTTCTACTGCTGCCCTTTGTTTTGATTGGTCTTTGTGCGGTTGGCACCTATTTGATTTTTAAATACACGATTCATATTTTTATCCATTTATTTATTAGGAAAAAAGGGGGCTATTATCAAGGGTTGTCCATGCTGGTTGCCGGAAATACGCGGTTGCATTTGTACAAGGGAAGCAATACATTGACCACAATCACCATATTTATTGCCTGTTCATTGGGGATAATCGGCGGTTCGGCATCTTTTTACACCTTGGGTATGGATAATGTCAATGCGACGAATCCTACAGACTTTATCGTTAACAGTGCTCTATATGAGCCTATAATGGCGCATATCGATCAGAAAAAGGCAGTTACCGAATCGGTCGAGTTGCACTTTAAGGCTGTTGGAGGAGTGTACCGTTATTATCTCAGCAAAGAAGAAATGACAATTCTTGAACCCATTAATATTCTTTCGTTGACAAATTACAAAGAATATCAGCAAATCAATCCTTATTTGAAGACTATTGCATTTAATGGAAACAATCAGGCAGTACTATTGGCCCCACGAACGCAATCCATAGCGAAGTATGATTCCGTATTTCAATTACTTGGAGGAATAACGGTCGAAGTGACTGACACTATTCCAGACTATCTGGGAGATACATTACTCCGGTATAATCGTCCGACGTTGATTGTACCAGATAAGCTGTTCGACCAAGTGAAGGATGCTGTGTCTTACCGTTTAACGGCATTCAATGTGCTAGAAGATCAAAACAGCACCATCGCAGAACAGATTTCTCAAAATTTTGCTAAAGAATGGCAGTTTCCAATGTATTATGAATTGAATCAGGCGAAGGCGGGACTCTCTGGATATGTATCAGAGAAGCCGAAGAAGACAGAAGGTGAAGCGTCTGGGAATGAAAGTGAGAGCTGGACATTGAATTATACCAGTCGCACGACAGAGTTGGTATACAGCCGCAAGCTTTTAGGTGCATTGATTTATATCGTTCTGTTTTTGGGTATTTTTGCCCTGATCATCTCCGGTAGTGTGTTGATGGTTCGACAGTTTGCCGAGGCTGAAAGAGAACGAGGAACCTATCGTTTACTTGAGCGATTGGGGATTCCGCAAAAGCAAATTCGTCGGCTTGTTTATCGGCAAAATCGGATCATTTTCTTTTTGCCTATGTTTCTTGGGATTTTGCATGCCTTTTTTGCAGTCCGTTTGTTCAATCAGCTGGTTCCAAGCTCAGGCTATCGATTGGCGTATATTTCCTGTGGTCTGCTCATACTGATCTATATGGTCTATTATGTACTAACTTCAAGAATCTATTATTGGATTATAGAAAAGGTGGAATCTACCTGAAATACTGGGTGGATTTCTTTTATTGTGAAGGTCAACTTGTTGTGACGGTCTTGACTTCAAAAGGAGAAATCAGCTGTTGGAGGTACTATGCATAGGGAGTGAACAGAGGGGCTGTTGCTTTTACTATTTTTAAATGAGAAATGAATGTTATAATACTTTAGATAAGATTTTTGAGAGGAGCTATTATTGTGGATAAACGTGAAGAAGAATTACTAGTCGAGTTGGTCTCTGCAAATGGAGTACCGGGGAATGAAGACGAGGTAAGAGCTATTTTCAAAAAGCATGCAGAACCTTTTGCTGATAAAATCATGTACGATGGGTTGGGTAGCATTATTGCTAAACGAGTGGGTGCTAAAGAAGGTCCTAAGATTTATTTTTCAGGACATATGGATGAAGTTGGCTTTATGGTCACACAGATTACAGAAAAAGGCTTTATCAAATTCCAGACACTTGGTGGCTGGTGGGGGCAGGTCATGCTTGCACAACAGGTACAGATCACGACGACTGAAGGAAAAATCTTTCATGGCGTAATCGGCTCAAAACCGCCTCATGTACTGACTCCGGAAGTACGCAACAAGCCATATGAAATGTCAGATATGTTCATTGATGTTGGTGCTTCAAGCGATGAGATGGTTAAAGCGTGGGGAATCAGACCAGGAGATATGATTACACCTTATATCGAATACCGTAGAATGAACGACACGAAATTTATGCTGGCTAAGGCGTGGGATAATCGGGTCGGAACAGCTGTTTCGTTGAAGGTTCTTGAAAATCTGGCGGCTTCCGGACATCCCAATGTTGTATTTGCCGGAAGTGATGCACAAGAAGAGGTTGGGCTTAGAGGGGCACGAACAAGTGCAAACTTAGTGGATGCAGATATCTCTTTTGCATTGGACACGGGGACGGCAGGAGATACACCGGGAATGACGCCGGAGGAAGCAGACTCTGTATTGGGTGAAGGGCCGCAAATACTGATTTATGATGCTTCAATGATCCCTCATAAAAAACTGAAGGAGTTCGTAATCAAAGTAGCGGAAGAAAACAATATCCCATTCCAATACACAGTGATTGCGGGTGGTGGAACAGATGCCGGACAAATGCATTTAGCGAGAAACGGTGTACCTTCTTTGGCAATTACTGTTCCTGTTCGTTACCTGCATTCTCATACATCGATCATTCATGAGGATGATTATCTGAATACAGTCAAGCTAGTTACAGAAGTTGTCAAACGTCTGGATGAAGAAACGGTTCGCAAAATCAAAGAGTATTAAAAAAGAAGATTAGAGGAGTTTTAAAGTTATGAATAATCAAATGACAAATGCAATGCACAGAGAGAGAGCCAGAAAGGCACTTTCCGGTAAATGGGGGACAATGGCCCTGATCGTTTTAGTTAGCGTGTTGATTGAGACAGTTGTCAGTACCTTGGTGGGGAACACAACAGGCGTAGCTGGCGACAGTACTGGTGGTCGATTTATCAGCTTTGTGTTGAGTAATCTGATTTTCTTCGCCTTGACTTATGGGTTGTACAATGCAGCATTACAAGTTATAAGAGGACGCTCAATTGAAGTAGGGATGGTACTATCCATCTTTAAAGGCGAATACTATGTTCCTATGCTGTTGATCAACCTCGTTCAATATTTTGTACAATTGCTGGCTAACTTGATTTTCTTGTTACCGGTTTTGATTACGTATGGAGCAACCATTTATTTCGGGATGATGTTTAATACAGTATCGATTACACAATACCAAAATGAAATGGCTTCTGATGTGATTTTTGCTCTGTTTCTGTTTGCATTCTCAATTCTGTTATTGTTGCTTTCGCTATTTATCAGCGGCGTGTTCCAATTTGCTGTCTGGACTAAGATCGATCATCCAGACTGGGGTGTCGGTACTAGTTTGAAATATGCATTAGATTTAATGAAGGGACGTTTCAAGCAGTATGTTTTTCTTGAATTGTCTTTCGTCGGCTGGTACATTGTTGGTGCATTAGCAATCGGTATTGGGTTATTGTGGGTCATCCCTTACAACCATGTAGCACTAGCAAGCTTTTATGATGAAGCACGTGATGAAAAAGATTTGAGCATTTAATTATTGATTTGGGCGTGTCTGAAAACTATTAGGGGAACAAGCTTTTCAGACAGGGCCTACTATGGAACAGGAGGGCAAGAATATGAAAATCACTGTTTTAGGCTGTCTGGGTGCTTATCCATACAAGGATCAGGGAACCAGCTCCTACTTATTGGAAGCTGAAGGCTTTCGTTTGTTGCTAGACGCGGGAAGTACGACATTGATCAATTTGGAAAAACATATGGATCCCCTTGAACTGGATGCAGTTATTTTGTCTCATTACCACCATGATCATATTGCAGATTTAGGGGTTCTTCAGTATTACCGACAACTATATCCTGCAAAGGTCCCTGTTCCAGTTTTACCTATTTATGGACATACTGAGGATGCCTCACATTTTTCAGCATTAGATCTGGACGGTGTCTCCAAAGGAATTCCATATTTTGAAGCAGAGGAATTGAAGTTGGGCCCATTTTTAGTAACGTTCATGAAGACCATTCATCCTGTCCCTTGTTATGCTATGCGATTTGTTGAGGAAAAAACAGGAAAGGTTTTTGTCTTCACAGGCGATTCCGGTTATTTGGAAGAGTTTATTTCCTTTGCTGAAAAGGCAGATATTTTTTTAGCCGACACTTATCTTTTTGAAGGTAACGAAAAGCATCATGCACATTTTACATCAAAGGAGGCTGGGGAACTGGCTAAAGCAGCTGGAGTCAAAAAACTGATTTTGACCCATCTGCCGCAGCATGGTTCTTTGGAAGAACTGAAAGCACAAGCTCAAAAAGCAGCAGGTGATCAAGTATCAGTACTTCTAGCTGAAAAAGATTTAGTGATTGAATTATAGTGGAAGGGGAGTTGAATCAAGTGATATTTGTACCTAATGAAAACAATGATCCGCGAGTGAATCTTGCAATTGAAACATATTTATTAAAGGAAATGCCATTGGATGAACCGATCTTGCTTTTTTATATCAATGATCCATCTATTATTATCGGGCGAAACCAAAATACGATCGAAGAAATCAATAAGGAATACGTGGAGGAAAAAGGCATCCACGTTGTCCGCCGGTTAAGTGGTGGTGGTGCTGTCTATCATGACCATGGTAATCTGAATTTCAGTTTTATCATGCCTGATGATGGCAATTCTTTCCGTGATTTTGAAAAGGTAACAAAACCAATTATTCAGGCATTGCATGAGTTAGGTGTCTCTGGGGCAGAGCTCAAAGGGCGCAATGATTTAGTGATCGACGGAATGAAGTTTTCCGGTAATGCTATGTATGCAACCGATGGAAGAATGTTTGCACATGGAACACTGATGTTTGATAGTGATATCGACGAAGTGGTAAATGCGTTGAAGGTGAGAAAAGACAAGATAGAATCAAAAGGAATCAAATCGATTCGTTCGCGCGTGACAAATATCAAGCCGTTTCTTCCAAAAGAAAAACAAGAAATGACGACGGAAGAATTTCGTCAGGATATTCTGCTGAAAATCTTCGGTGTTGACTCTGTTGATGACGTAAAAACCTATGAGCTGACAGAGGAGGATTGGAAAAAAATCAACCAGATTTCTGACGAATACTATAGAAACTGGGCCTGGAACTATGGAAAATCACCTTCTTTCAATCTTGAGCGTAGACATCGTTTCCCTATTGGGTCCATCGAGGTACGTATGAATGTTGAGGATGGGTTAATCAATGAAATCAAAATCTATGGTGATTTCTTTGGTTTAGGTGAGATCAACGATGTTGAGCAAAAATTGACCGGCATCAACTATGAGAAACAGGCTATTATCGAAGCTGTCTCTACAATCGATGTCAAAAAATACTTTGGAAATATCGAAAAAGAAGAATTCATTGACCTACTTTATTAAGTAGCTTTGAGTAAGTTGTGCAAGAAATAATTAAACAAAGAAGGAATGGAAGAAATGCGTAATGAAATGATGCACCGACCAGTCGTAAAAGAAGAGCTTGTCGCGTTTATGCGCGAACGTCAGAAAAAGCTGCCTGGTGAATTAGGTGTTGTAGAGGAAGAAGCTCATCGTGATGGGATACCGGTTATTCCGCACGAGACAGTCGTGTTCCTGCAGTTTTTTCTAGGGCAGCTGAAGCCAAAGAAAATATTGGAAATTGGTGCAGCAATCGGTTTTTCATCCAGCTTGATGGCGCAATATGTTGGTGAGGATGGACATGTGACAACAATCGATCGATTTGATGTCATGATCAGAAAAGCGAAAAAGACGTATGAACGTCTGGGTTTAACTGAAAAAGTCACGTTGTTGGAAGGGCAAGCAGCAGATATCCTGCCTGAGCTAGATGAACAATATGATTTCATTTTCATGGATAGTGCGAAGTCAAAATATATCGAATTTTTGCCGGAATGTCTGCGGCTATTGAAAGTCGGCGGTGTATTGATGGTCGATGATGTCTTTCAAGGTGGAACGATTCTTGAACCAGTGGAGGATATCCCAAGAAGTAAGCGGGCGATTCATCGCAAGCTGAACCAATTTTTGGATACAGTGATGAGCCATCCAGACCTGACATCTTCACTACTTCCACTAGGTGATGGCGTTATTATGATCACAAAGGAAAAAGAGACAATTGAGCTATAAAAAAATCTCTCGCTGCTAAAAAAGCAACGAGAGATTTTTTATTTTAGGGTAACTAGTTTTTTCAGTGGTTCCATGCCGAACAGCTTTTCCTGATGCAGTAAGATTTCCGCACAGGCTCGGCTATCTTCCAATGCATCGTGGTGATTATCTAACTGGATATTTAGATTTTCACAGACCGTATTTAGCTTATGATTGGGAAATTCCGGAAACAGTTTGCGGCTGGTTTTTACTGTGCAAAGAGACAAATAGCTAGGCTGCTCAATATTGTAGTAGTCGAGACAACCGGCAAGTACACCACAGTCAAAGCCGGCATTATGGGCTACGACCAGACTATTTGAATGGAAGCAGGCTTGGATTTGCTTCCATACATCTGGAAACTTTGGAGCGTCTGCGACATTTTCAGGTCGAATACCATGGATTTGAATATTTTTCCAGAAAAAATCAGTTTCAGGTTTGATCAATGAGTAATACTCACCGACAATCTTACTGTTTTCAACTTTTACTAGGGCAACAGAACAGGCACTATGTTTTGCATAGCTAGCAGTTTCAAAGTCAATCGCATAAAAGTTCATCTTAAAGACTCCTTTATAGTAAGTAGAATGTGACAAGCATTGAAGCGTTTAGCGTAGTTTGTTGCTATGAGACAGCCTCGCTTGATGCCACAGATCATTTTTTTACAAAATTTATAGATTGAATACTTCCCTTACTAGAAAAAGGCAATTCATCTTTCTGCCATTTATTCAGTCGTATTCATACATTACTTATTATAACTGATTTATTCTGGAAATCGTCAAGTAGATTAGAAATGATAAAAAAATTTAACATTATAGCCTATTAGAAATCTTCAATAACTACTTCTACAGGGCAGTGGTCGCTTCCGATAATTTCTGTATGAATAGTGGCAGAAACCAGTCGGTCGTTAAGGTCGCTTGAAACTAAGAAATAATCGATACGCCAACCGG from Enterococcus sp. 9E7_DIV0242 includes these protein-coding regions:
- the nrdD gene encoding anaerobic ribonucleoside-triphosphate reductase, which gives rise to MMEIGQKDSLSSTASSLYDIKIIKRDGRLVDFDDQKIYDALIKAEQKIHGRLEPLAHERIQEIVERVDQEISERFTSNVKIYEIQNVVEHILLERNEYALAEEYINYRTRRDFERSKATDINFTIGKLLNKDQTVVNENANKDSDVFNTQRDLTAGIVGKSIGLKMLPAHVANAHQKGDIHYHDLDYHPYTPMTNCCLIDFKGMLNNGFKIGNAEVESPKSIQTATAQISQIIANVASSQYGGCSADRVDELLAPFAELNYFKHLEDAREWIDGEERQEEYAKAKTRKDIYDAMQSLEYEINTLFTSNGQTPFTSLGFGLGTSWFEREIQKAILQIRINGLGSEKRTAIFPKLIFTLRRGVNLNAEDPNYDVKQLALECATKRMYPDVLSYDKLIELTGSFKVPMGCRSFLQGWKDEDGEEINVGRMNLGVVTLNLPRIALESQGNIDKFWSLLEERLEIMKDALVYRVERCKEATPANAPILYMYGAFGKRLSRKDSVNELFKNKRATVSMGYIGLYEVAAAFFGGEWENNPEAKELTLDILKFLKAHADEWGNNYGYHFSVYSTPSESLTDRFCRLDTEKFGSVENITDKDYYTNSFHYDVRKNPTPFEKLDFEKDYAQYTSGGFIHYCEYPVLQQNPKALESVWDYAYDRIGYLGTNTPIDHCYECDFEGDFQPTERGFECPQCGNHDPKSCDVVKRTCGYLGNPQARPMVHGRHKEISSRVKHMK
- a CDS encoding ABC transporter ATP-binding protein — protein: MKKIIDVQHISKSYGYLLNKATVLDNLSFSVEKGEFVGIMGPSGAGKSTLLNVISTIELPSAGSVKINGKSILEMRSNQLSDFRRKEIGFIFQDFNLVESLNIKDNILFPLAVDHISVKEMETRLSRVAGILNIEGILDSYPTAISIGQKQRAAAARALITAPKIIFADEPTGSLDSKSAAELLQYMTDINQQDDATIIMVTHDPYTASYCNRIIFIKDGAFFSEVVRQGPREEFFNQVIDMQATIGGGKRFDAF
- the nrdG gene encoding anaerobic ribonucleoside-triphosphate reductase activating protein, producing MNNPHPKEWRAQDYSQNYIADYKAFNFVDGEGVRNSLYVSGCLFACEGCFNKAVQNFRYGKPFTQELEDTIIEDLSHDYVQGMTLLGGEPFLNTEVCLKVVDRIHQVFGDKKDIWSWTGYTFEELLLETPDKLELLDKIDVLVDGRFELSKRNLNLQFRGSSNQRIIDVKKSLAIGEAVIWDKCHDAETSYEQIKKSELI
- the dinB gene encoding DNA polymerase IV, translated to MSELRFPLKKDTSRKIIHIDMDAFFASVEERDHPELVGHPLVIARHPSDTGGRGVVTTANYEARKYGIHSAMSALKAFELCPEAIFKEGNHQKYTEISQQIRKIFRRYTDIIEPVSIDEAYLDVTENKINSKSAIKIAKLIQHDIWIELQLTCSAGVSYNKFLAKLASDFQKPKGLTVILPDEAEGFLKALPIEKFHGIGKKTVPKMNELGIYTGEDLYNMDEMALIRHFGKMGYSLYRKVRGIHDSPVNITRDRKSVGKEHTYGTPLATENEVTTQLRILADKVEQSLRRVQRHGKTIVLKVRYTDYSTITKRKTLPNYILAKEELFYQAKLIWEEVGGLEKGIRLLGITLTTLDPLTYENITLPLWEKVDYQESEDT
- a CDS encoding GNAT family N-acetyltransferase; translated protein: MGLHFEKAMALDKEWLTEVMIVAFNFDTARHRTDTEEDGPPGYNDGTLAEKMLSTVGLTNYIIVADQQRIGCLSFCIEGMTGTVEKFCLFPEYIGQGFGTMAWQLIEKQVACKTWVLETPDYSVSNHQFYEKCGFRKKGKKRYAEDSHSIIFEKKCE